A genomic stretch from Amia ocellicauda isolate fAmiCal2 chromosome 23, fAmiCal2.hap1, whole genome shotgun sequence includes:
- the lgsn gene encoding lengsin, which translates to MDEGEDSSVKETLEKNTDEVDGSGVSLGKRKGVRVSGKYVPSMEQESGEPPVISAPSYSSRRQSDASLTVVYPPLRKPASYPQVNEQLGKGYQQEASNQSKERPEALQTDCEPSDDWHRQGGGSRSPSSDPGISKQTLEELKNLLRESSLLSPRGKETSKPGSGYSYLHVTKPEGRPDEGPVRSFTTFRPLSEDSQRTQKARERLSPQPKSTLDTTSSSRPESINLKPSNSRHTTVDTGNKGNYTTISQTDNLKDPNVETHGFQSSIHFTSGIEHIKQQIAREEISFVRFEATDLHGVSRSKTVPARFFQEKAIYGVPMPRSYLELTLSPKDNEVDHISAANFNSDVLLIPDLLTFRILPWAEKTARVLCDSCAVTGNPLRTSPRHIAKQLLNQLKSIGFSLHSSFTYECCIFGVPEKINSKTLFFPAATLLSNHDLPFFQQLINGMYFMGADVDSFASASGPGQMEISFQPEFGINSADNAFTFRTGIKEMAKKHGYIASFFTDDGFYNSGVFSHSLWDVNGKKNLFQSGGGELSEFGKKWLAGLLHHSAALSCLMAPGVGCRRQIAKDIKEPKHVVYVTWGSNDNSCAFNVKYHGGKGTHIDNKLGSATANPYLVLAATVAAGLDGIKRNLTLNGGVNGSQNQELLRHYPIPLKLEDALVALGDDHIIRGALGDAFIQYFIAMKRYEIETKELDAERNKCLEYFI; encoded by the exons aTGGATGAGGGTGAGGATTCCAGTGTGAAG GAAACACTGGAGAAGAACACTGATGAAGTGGATGGCAGTGGGGTTAGCCTGGGAAAGAGAAAAGGAGTCAGAGTAAGTGGGAAATACGTGCCCTCCATGGAGCAGGAGAGCGGGGAACCCCCTGTAATCTCGGCACCTTCCTACAGTAGCAGGAGGCAGTCGGATGCATCCCTCACGGTGGTGTACCCTCCGCTGCGAAAACCAGCCAGCTACCCACAGGTGAATGAGCAGCTTGGGAAAGGATACCAGCAGGAGGCCAGCAATCAAAGCAAAGAGAGACCCGAGGCGCTGCAAACAGATTGTGAGCCCAGCGACGACTGGCATAGGCAGGGCGGGGGGAGCAGGAGCCCAAGCTCAGATCCTGGAATCTCTAAACAAACTTTAGAGGAACTGAAAAACCTCTTGCGAGAGAGCTCTCTCCTGAGCCCCCGAGGCAAGGAAACCAGCAAGCCAGGCAGCGGGTACTCCTACTTACATGTAACAAAGCCCGAAGGCCGGCCAGATGAAGGACCAGTGAGGTCTTTCACAACCTTCAGACCTCTATCAGAGGACTCACAGAGAACACAGAAGGCAAGGGAAAGACTTTCTCCCCAGCCTAAATCCACCCTAGACACAACCAGTTCCAGCAGGCCTGAAAGTATCAATCTGAAACCAAGCAATTCAAGGCACACTACAGTTGATACTGGAAACAAAGGCAATTACACAACCATTTCTCAGACTG aTAATTTAAAGGACCCAAATGTGGAAACCCATGGATTTCAAAGTTCTATTCATTTCACCTCAGGCATCGAGCACATAAAGCAACAGATTGCAAGGGAGGAAATAAGTTTTGTCCGTTTTGAAGCAACGGACCTGCATGGAGTTTCAAGGTCCAAGACTGTTCCAGCGCGCTTCTTTCAG GAAAAAGCCATATATGGTGTCCCAATGCCAAGAAGCTACCTGGAACTTACCTTGAGCCCTAAAGACAATGAAGTAGACCATATCAGTGCTGCCAATTTCAACAGCGATGTCCTCCTCATCCCTGATCTTCTTACCTTCCGGATCCTCCCCTGGGCCGAAAAAACAGCCCGAGTGCTCTGTGACTCTTGCGCGGTCACAGGAAACCCACTGCGTACATCTCCTCGACATATAGCCAAACAGCTGCTCAATCAGCTTAAATCCATTGGCTTTTCTTTGCATTCATCCTTCACATACGAGTGCTGTATTTTTGGAGTCCCAGAGAAGATAAATTCAAAGACCCTGTTTTTTCCAGCTGCAACCTTGCTGAGCAACCACGACTTGCCATTCTTTCAGCAGCTCATTAATGGCATGTATTTCATGGGTGCCGATGTAGACAGCTTTGCTTCTGCTAGCGGTCCTGGACAAATGGAGATCTCTTTCCAGCCAGAGTTTGGCATCAACTCGGCTGACAATGCCTTTACTTTTAGAACGGGCATCAAAGAGATGGCCAAAAAGCATGGTTACATCGCAAGCTTCTTCACTGATGATGGGTTCTATAACTCGGGGGTGTTCTCCCACAGTCTGTGGGATGTCAACGGGAAGAAGAACCTCTTCCAGTCAGGGGGTGGTGAACTGTCCGAGTTTGGGAAGAAGTGGTTAGCCGGGCTGCTGCATCACTCAGCGGCACTCAGCTGTTTGATGGCACCAGGCGTTGGCTGTCGCCGCCAAATTGCTAAAGACATAAAGGAGCCCAAACACGTTGTTTATGTGACCTGGGGATCCAATGACAATAGCTGTGCCTTTAATGTAAAATATCATGGAGGAAAAGGTACACACATTGACAACAAGCTGGGCTCAGCTACAGCAAACCCATACCTTGTTCTGGCAGCTACAGTGGCGGCTGGCTTGGATGGCATCAAGAGGAATCTCACGCTCAATGGTGGTGTGAATGGATCACAGAACCAGGAGCTGTTGAGGCACTACCCTATTCCCTTAAAGCTTGAGGATGCCCTGGTCGCTCTGGGGGACGACCACATCATCAGAGGGGCATTGGGAGATGCCTTCATTCAGTATTTCATTGCTATGAAACGCTATGAGATAGAAACTAAAGAACTAGACGCAGAGAGAAACAAATGCTTGGAATATTTCATTTAG